In the genome of Leptospira fletcheri, one region contains:
- a CDS encoding sensor histidine kinase codes for MSRKPKHSFSFVLALLLIVSCRPFPKGGIVVDGVLHWDQAKSSHRGDCFRLTGKWKFAWLGERPSRELPGDPAVFSLQTTPGSWTGEVWQGQILPAYGKALYRLELTSGGRVENLHLVSFDQGTNYRILFNGKVLTEVGRVGDPSPDALALLTSYVVLPPWEKKANLDFEISNYYYRKGGLWKPPIFGEPACVQKYYEDRRDLESLLIGGLLFLGLFHIFVSVFYKKDPSALVLGCFSIVVCVRLYSTGVRLFPEHFPVGPEIYLRAEFITWFIGMPLGLHFLYSVFPIDAGRTLLKIGYSIASVFVLATLLTGSNIYSHLIGPSYIAFVLMSAASFYVLAKAVRNRRPGALLYLFGFFALLFFLASEILYHSEVLDSWELSGVGVGIFVLSNALSLASKLLSAFREREQAQEILNLDLEELVKKRTRELEWARDEAEAANRAKSEFLINVDHEVRTPMNGIIGITEMLLESDLKPEQREMMELLKKSGDAMMVILGSMLDASNLEKGTLLLIHRPFHLSAAVYEAAMRMEDPIREKGLSFSVSLPDDIPDAVVGDEVRFKRMLIGLLENAEKFTKQGSILLRGELLAKTQFAYRLRFEVEDTGIGIAEDKWESIFAPFQQVDSGVTKPFQGAGLGLSLSRALARKMDGDINVKSSPGKGSVFMLELSLSKPEIQP; via the coding sequence ATGAGTCGGAAACCGAAGCATTCTTTCTCTTTTGTCCTAGCTCTTTTACTGATCGTTTCCTGCCGTCCCTTTCCGAAAGGCGGAATCGTAGTAGACGGGGTTTTGCATTGGGACCAAGCGAAGTCCTCTCACAGAGGAGATTGTTTTCGTTTAACGGGAAAATGGAAATTCGCCTGGCTGGGAGAGAGACCGAGCCGCGAGTTACCCGGCGATCCGGCGGTCTTTTCCTTACAGACAACTCCGGGAAGTTGGACCGGGGAGGTCTGGCAAGGGCAAATTTTGCCGGCCTACGGCAAGGCTCTGTATCGGCTGGAATTGACTTCGGGCGGTCGGGTCGAAAATCTGCATCTGGTCAGTTTCGATCAGGGAACGAATTATAGAATCCTGTTTAATGGTAAGGTGTTAACCGAAGTAGGCAGGGTGGGGGATCCATCTCCTGACGCGTTGGCTCTACTGACAAGCTACGTCGTTCTTCCTCCTTGGGAAAAGAAGGCGAATCTGGATTTCGAGATTTCGAACTATTATTATAGAAAAGGCGGACTGTGGAAGCCCCCTATTTTCGGCGAGCCCGCTTGCGTGCAGAAATATTACGAGGACAGAAGGGATCTGGAATCCCTCCTAATCGGAGGATTGCTCTTTCTCGGACTGTTCCATATTTTCGTTTCCGTATTTTATAAAAAGGATCCGTCCGCCTTAGTGCTCGGCTGCTTTTCCATTGTGGTCTGTGTCAGGCTCTACTCAACGGGAGTTCGATTATTCCCGGAACATTTTCCCGTCGGTCCGGAAATCTATTTAAGAGCCGAGTTCATCACCTGGTTCATCGGAATGCCTTTGGGACTGCATTTCCTATATTCCGTTTTTCCGATCGATGCCGGGCGTACCCTGTTGAAGATCGGATATTCCATCGCCTCTGTCTTTGTGCTCGCGACTTTGTTGACTGGTTCGAACATATATTCCCATCTGATCGGACCGTCTTACATCGCTTTCGTTCTGATGTCCGCTGCATCCTTTTACGTGTTGGCCAAGGCGGTTCGGAACCGACGTCCGGGCGCTCTTTTGTATCTTTTCGGATTCTTTGCCTTACTTTTCTTTTTAGCCAGCGAGATCCTCTATCATTCTGAAGTGTTGGACTCCTGGGAATTGAGCGGAGTGGGGGTGGGAATTTTCGTCCTTTCCAACGCACTCTCTCTGGCCAGCAAATTACTCAGCGCTTTTCGGGAAAGGGAACAGGCTCAGGAAATTCTGAATCTGGACCTGGAGGAATTGGTCAAGAAACGGACTCGAGAGTTGGAATGGGCAAGGGACGAGGCGGAGGCCGCTAACCGGGCCAAGAGCGAATTTTTGATCAACGTGGACCACGAAGTCCGGACTCCTATGAACGGGATCATCGGAATCACCGAGATGCTTTTGGAAAGCGATCTCAAGCCGGAACAAAGGGAGATGATGGAACTTCTGAAAAAAAGCGGAGACGCGATGATGGTCATTCTAGGATCCATGCTGGACGCTTCGAATTTGGAAAAAGGTACCTTGCTTCTCATCCATCGCCCTTTTCATTTGAGCGCTGCCGTATACGAGGCAGCGATGAGAATGGAGGATCCCATTCGGGAAAAGGGACTTTCCTTCTCCGTTTCTCTCCCGGACGATATTCCGGATGCGGTCGTGGGGGACGAGGTCCGATTCAAACGGATGCTGATCGGTCTTTTGGAAAACGCGGAGAAGTTCACTAAACAAGGCTCCATTCTACTTCGCGGGGAATTGTTGGCAAAGACCCAGTTCGCTTATAGATTGCGCTTCGAGGTGGAAGACACCGGAATCGGGATCGCAGAGGACAAATGGGAATCCATCTTTGCTCCTTTTCAACAAGTGGATTCCGGAGTCACCAAACCTTTTCAGGGAGCCGGCTTAGGTCTTTCCTTGAGCCGAGCGCTCGCGAGAAAGATGGACGGAGATATCAACGTGAAAAGTTCCCCGGGAAAAGGCTCCGTCTTTATGCTGGAGCTAAGCCTTTCCAAGCCGGAAATCCAACCTTGA
- a CDS encoding chloride channel protein, producing the protein MDRIRSFFRNPIFVLSKKNPFMLSRWSLLYVLLGLFGGLFAALFWKTLEYLTVFIGKLEGPWIIALMTVSGLGIGLIIYFLGEPGEISLVIDNIRFKGGKLDTKSNPSMAASSLLSISSGGSAGPEAPLIQIIGSIGSWFAELLGLEGEELRSMTIAGMASGFTSLFGSPLGGALFALEILQHRHVVEYYEALLPAFLSSCSAYFVFLWMTDMGIGPTWQFPQYVPGGIEDFENAIAFGIAGAAVGWIFYGVFRATKFSFAKVPGPIFVKTTLGGLLLGCIAFYQPLTRYFGHDQLNQIVTTQGNWVFFGSLVLLKILAINTTISSGWRGGIIIPLFFVGATTGRFLMDFFPTENESFLLICLMASVNASVTKTPVSTTILLADLTGVSSFTPVLFASLSGYFLSPKAPFIRSQADLN; encoded by the coding sequence ATGGACCGAATCCGATCCTTTTTTAGAAATCCAATCTTCGTACTTTCCAAGAAAAATCCGTTTATGCTCTCCCGTTGGAGCCTTCTTTACGTTTTACTCGGATTATTCGGAGGGTTGTTCGCGGCGTTGTTTTGGAAGACTCTGGAATATCTGACCGTGTTTATCGGAAAGTTGGAAGGACCTTGGATAATCGCCCTAATGACCGTTTCCGGACTAGGAATCGGACTGATCATTTATTTTCTCGGAGAACCTGGGGAAATCTCATTAGTAATCGATAATATACGATTCAAAGGGGGAAAGCTGGATACGAAGAGCAATCCCTCTATGGCGGCTTCCTCTCTCTTGAGCATTTCTTCCGGAGGAAGCGCCGGCCCGGAAGCTCCTTTGATCCAGATCATAGGCTCTATAGGAAGTTGGTTCGCGGAGTTGCTGGGTTTGGAGGGAGAAGAACTTCGCTCCATGACCATCGCCGGAATGGCTTCGGGATTCACGTCCTTGTTCGGTTCTCCGTTGGGGGGCGCGTTATTCGCTCTCGAAATTCTACAGCATAGACACGTAGTGGAGTATTACGAGGCTCTCTTGCCGGCATTTCTTTCCAGTTGTTCCGCTTACTTCGTTTTTCTCTGGATGACGGACATGGGAATCGGTCCGACCTGGCAATTTCCTCAATATGTACCCGGCGGGATCGAGGATTTCGAGAATGCCATCGCGTTCGGTATTGCAGGCGCCGCAGTGGGGTGGATCTTTTACGGAGTGTTTCGCGCCACGAAATTCTCTTTCGCAAAAGTCCCGGGACCGATTTTCGTAAAAACGACGTTAGGCGGACTCTTGCTGGGTTGTATCGCTTTTTACCAACCTTTGACCCGCTATTTCGGCCACGACCAATTGAACCAAATCGTCACGACCCAAGGGAACTGGGTTTTTTTCGGTAGTTTGGTCTTATTGAAGATTCTCGCGATCAACACCACGATTTCGAGCGGTTGGAGAGGAGGGATCATTATCCCTTTGTTTTTCGTAGGGGCGACTACGGGCAGATTTTTGATGGATTTTTTTCCCACGGAAAACGAATCCTTTTTGCTGATCTGTCTCATGGCGTCGGTCAACGCCTCCGTAACGAAGACTCCGGTGAGCACGACCATTCTGTTAGCGGATTTGACCGGAGTTTCCAGCTTCACTCCCGTGCTCTTCGCTTCCTTGAGCGGATATTTTCTTTCTCCTAAGGCTCCTTTTATCCGATCCCAGGCCGATCTGAACTAG
- a CDS encoding replication-associated recombination protein A: protein MDSLFDRSPLPHRIRPSSFSEVIGQEKAKLQLQKFREPVSIVLYGPPGTGKTTVARILGKIWNLPFVEYNAVTTGVADIKKLLEKAENGGSILLFLDEIHRFSSSQQDSLLKGVETGRLVLVGATTENPAFRITRPLLSRCQVLKLDPFEAHEMKEILSRGISHLNPSPFVSEEAREILVRYSGGDARKLLSLLEGLSLSMEPGAEISGKDTEVFLESRVLEYDQTGESHYDVISAFIKSVRGSDPDAALFYLALMLEGGEDPIFIARRLIILASEDVGNASVYGLPLAVSGLHALEAIGMPEGRIILSHVTTFLASCPKSNASYKGISSASSFVRERGTALNIPNRLKNAPTHLHKKEGAGKGYKYPHDFGGFTDFEYFPDDLAENPPQFYKPTRNGMEAKLREYLSGVWKKAKGKDYE, encoded by the coding sequence TTGGATAGTCTTTTCGACCGTTCTCCTCTGCCTCACAGAATCCGGCCGTCCAGCTTTTCCGAAGTGATCGGCCAGGAAAAGGCGAAGCTCCAACTCCAAAAATTCAGGGAACCGGTCAGTATCGTTCTGTACGGACCTCCGGGAACGGGAAAAACCACGGTGGCGAGAATCTTGGGAAAGATTTGGAATCTTCCCTTCGTGGAATACAACGCGGTCACGACCGGAGTCGCGGACATCAAAAAATTATTGGAGAAGGCCGAAAACGGCGGAAGCATCCTTCTCTTTCTGGACGAGATCCATCGTTTCAGTTCCTCCCAGCAGGATAGTCTTTTGAAAGGAGTGGAAACCGGACGTCTGGTGCTGGTCGGAGCTACGACGGAAAATCCTGCGTTTCGCATCACTCGCCCTTTGCTCTCCCGCTGCCAAGTGCTCAAACTAGATCCGTTCGAAGCGCATGAAATGAAGGAGATTCTTTCGAGAGGAATTTCCCATCTGAATCCTTCCCCTTTCGTGAGCGAAGAAGCCCGGGAAATATTGGTGCGCTATTCCGGAGGGGACGCCCGTAAGTTGCTTTCTCTGTTGGAAGGACTTTCCCTTTCCATGGAACCGGGAGCCGAAATTTCGGGAAAAGATACCGAAGTCTTTTTGGAAAGTAGGGTTTTGGAGTACGACCAAACCGGAGAAAGCCACTACGACGTGATTTCCGCCTTCATCAAGTCCGTACGGGGGAGCGATCCGGACGCGGCCCTATTTTATCTCGCGCTGATGTTGGAAGGGGGAGAGGATCCGATTTTTATCGCCAGGAGATTGATCATTCTCGCTTCCGAAGATGTCGGAAATGCGTCCGTCTACGGGTTACCTTTAGCGGTCTCCGGCTTGCACGCATTGGAGGCGATCGGAATGCCTGAGGGGAGGATCATCCTCTCTCATGTGACTACGTTTTTGGCTTCCTGTCCGAAGTCCAACGCATCCTACAAAGGGATCTCGTCCGCTTCCTCGTTCGTCCGCGAAAGGGGAACCGCACTCAACATTCCGAACCGTCTGAAGAATGCCCCCACCCATCTTCATAAAAAAGAGGGGGCCGGAAAAGGATATAAGTATCCTCACGACTTCGGAGGCTTTACGGATTTTGAATATTTTCCCGACGACCTCGCCGAAAATCCGCCCCAATTCTATAAGCCCACCCGGAACGGAATGGAGGCGAAGCTCCGGGAATATCTTTCCGGGGTTTGGAAAAAAGCGAAGGGAAAGGATTATGAATGA
- the lsa19 gene encoding adhesin Lsa19: MNRPIKILFIVNILAFSVIASACKPKEEGGVKAVVTFLSGKATALKSGKDLKYNDLVPEEETIHTAKDGLVDLTTPLGTIRLLGGTETSLAALKQDQAYLKVNDGNILVKVVKLSKNQSISVDTPAVVAAVRGTQFWGQVNRSAETGTFAVREGSVLITRKTDEARVLVKAGEAVDLKPGMAPLATRPALDAELSAMDQIDQMK, translated from the coding sequence ATGAATCGGCCGATCAAAATTCTTTTCATTGTAAATATTCTAGCCTTCTCGGTGATTGCATCCGCCTGCAAACCGAAGGAAGAAGGCGGGGTAAAGGCGGTAGTTACGTTTCTTTCCGGTAAGGCCACCGCTTTGAAATCCGGAAAGGACTTGAAATATAACGATCTCGTTCCGGAAGAAGAAACGATTCATACGGCAAAAGACGGGCTTGTAGACCTAACGACTCCTTTGGGAACCATCCGGCTTTTGGGTGGGACCGAAACTTCCCTCGCCGCATTGAAACAGGACCAAGCCTATCTGAAGGTCAACGACGGGAACATCCTGGTAAAAGTGGTAAAACTCTCCAAAAACCAATCCATTTCCGTGGATACCCCTGCGGTGGTGGCTGCAGTGAGGGGAACCCAATTTTGGGGACAGGTCAATCGCTCCGCAGAAACAGGAACCTTTGCAGTACGGGAAGGAAGCGTTTTGATCACTCGGAAAACGGACGAGGCAAGGGTTCTCGTCAAGGCGGGAGAAGCGGTGGATCTGAAGCCCGGTATGGCCCCCTTAGCCACCCGTCCAGCCTTGGATGCGGAACTTTCCGCCATGGACCAGATCGACCAAATGAAATAG
- a CDS encoding glutamate racemase: MERKDGVPFKIGVMDSGMGGLSVLRQLCTLPFEVEYLYYGDLANSPYGEKSTEEVLRLTLSVCRSLLEEGANAILIACNTATSAAAADLRKELSVPVFGMEPAIKPALLAHPGEKIALLATSVTHREEKLRNLKSSLDAEERILHLECDGLASAVDRGDAALTLDFVRTVLEVPKKEGVRGLVLGCTHYVFLKKQILSIYPEADLYDGNEGTVRHLIASLGLERFPGTPTSRIHFSGVSDGDISYSFAKKLLDFAEETFR, encoded by the coding sequence ATGGAAAGGAAGGATGGAGTTCCTTTTAAGATCGGGGTTATGGACTCCGGAATGGGAGGGTTGTCGGTGCTCCGACAACTTTGCACTCTTCCTTTCGAGGTGGAATACCTGTATTACGGGGATCTCGCAAATTCTCCGTATGGGGAAAAGAGCACCGAGGAGGTGCTCCGGCTTACTCTTTCCGTCTGTCGTTCCTTGCTCGAAGAAGGAGCGAACGCGATTTTGATCGCCTGCAATACCGCGACCTCGGCCGCCGCTGCGGACCTTAGAAAAGAATTGTCCGTGCCGGTTTTCGGAATGGAACCTGCGATCAAACCGGCTCTACTCGCCCATCCAGGGGAAAAAATCGCGTTATTGGCGACTTCAGTGACCCACCGCGAGGAGAAACTCCGAAATCTGAAATCTTCTTTGGATGCGGAGGAGAGGATCCTACATCTGGAATGCGACGGTCTGGCTTCCGCAGTGGACCGAGGGGACGCGGCACTCACATTGGATTTTGTCCGAACCGTCCTGGAGGTCCCTAAAAAAGAGGGGGTTCGAGGGCTGGTCCTGGGCTGCACACATTACGTTTTTTTAAAAAAACAGATACTTTCCATTTATCCGGAGGCGGACCTTTACGACGGAAACGAGGGTACGGTCCGCCATCTGATTGCCAGTCTCGGACTGGAACGTTTTCCAGGGACTCCGACGAGTCGGATCCACTTTTCCGGGGTTTCGGATGGGGATATCTCGTATTCGTTTGCGAAGAAACTGTTGGATTTTGCGGAAGAGACTTTCCGTTAG
- the mutL gene encoding DNA mismatch repair endonuclease MutL, whose product MTRIRELSPELINQIAAGEVIESAHSVLKELMENSVDAGSSSIEVETRDGGLTSLTVSDDGSGIQEGDLELSLKRHATSKIANLRDLELVLSYGFRGEALASIASVSRLTMETGTGEKTAWKVRSEKGEIVSKDAIPGFRGTRIFIEDLFYNTPVRRKFLRSVRSEDKRIRDRFLTQALSREDLRFRLVQDGKEIFRLSPKDKKERIVDLFGENFRDHLLEVNLEKRGWKARGYISDPDFYKSNRTGQHIFVNGRPVEIKYSSHLLKKCYDELLPPNAHPYCFLFFEVEPESIDVNVHPAKKEIRFLDEESFNTFFLQLIQKELRSSTPVSFLELRNRLLRPEKPKVSAGFQTSPREAFGEQQLLGEELYREVRHTSSFPVEQVGPGSRLEDLTDEPRKHSEFIPKKHFGLLFETFILAEAEDGFYIIDQHTAHERIRYEEVLKKLKRKNYGIQPLLTPIRIPVSRQEAEDIRERTNEYEEVGLKLDPLGDDSLVLREVPGYFLPGHEKEIVLDFLNRTGGKEVPEPELYDLMAKCVACRSAIKKGDQLSDHLIAEILNRLSYCENPSRCPHGRPTLVKLTREDLERMFHRR is encoded by the coding sequence ATGACAAGGATACGGGAACTCAGTCCGGAATTGATCAACCAAATCGCGGCAGGGGAAGTCATAGAATCCGCACATTCCGTACTGAAGGAATTGATGGAAAACTCCGTGGATGCGGGTTCCTCGTCGATAGAGGTGGAGACCAGAGACGGAGGTCTGACTTCCTTGACGGTCTCGGACGACGGTTCCGGCATTCAGGAAGGGGATCTGGAGCTCTCTTTAAAAAGACACGCCACGAGCAAGATCGCAAATCTTCGCGACTTGGAATTGGTACTTTCCTACGGTTTTCGAGGAGAAGCCCTAGCTTCCATTGCCTCCGTATCCAGGCTTACGATGGAAACCGGGACCGGGGAAAAAACCGCATGGAAGGTCCGGAGCGAAAAAGGGGAGATCGTGTCCAAGGATGCGATTCCTGGTTTTCGAGGTACTCGGATCTTTATCGAAGATCTTTTCTACAATACTCCCGTGCGTAGAAAATTCCTGAGATCCGTCAGGTCCGAGGACAAACGGATCCGGGATCGCTTTCTGACCCAAGCTCTATCTCGGGAAGATCTGCGGTTTCGCCTGGTCCAGGACGGTAAGGAAATCTTCCGTCTTTCCCCGAAGGACAAAAAAGAACGGATCGTGGATCTTTTCGGAGAAAATTTCCGGGATCATCTTCTTGAAGTGAACCTGGAAAAAAGAGGATGGAAAGCCCGAGGATATATCAGCGATCCCGATTTTTACAAATCCAATCGCACGGGACAGCATATCTTCGTGAACGGCCGCCCGGTCGAGATCAAGTATTCCTCCCATCTATTAAAAAAATGTTATGATGAACTTCTTCCTCCGAATGCGCATCCCTATTGTTTCCTTTTCTTCGAGGTGGAGCCGGAATCGATCGACGTGAACGTTCATCCGGCCAAAAAGGAGATCCGCTTTCTGGACGAGGAATCGTTCAATACTTTTTTTCTACAATTGATCCAGAAGGAGCTGAGATCCAGCACCCCTGTCAGTTTTTTGGAACTTCGGAATCGACTCCTGAGGCCCGAAAAACCGAAGGTTTCCGCGGGCTTCCAGACTTCTCCTCGAGAGGCTTTCGGAGAACAACAGTTATTAGGCGAAGAACTTTATAGGGAAGTTCGGCATACTTCTTCCTTCCCTGTCGAACAGGTCGGTCCGGGATCCAGACTGGAGGATCTGACCGACGAGCCGCGCAAACATTCCGAATTCATTCCGAAAAAACATTTCGGCCTTCTATTCGAAACCTTCATACTCGCGGAAGCGGAGGACGGATTCTATATCATCGACCAGCACACCGCCCACGAGAGGATTCGTTACGAAGAAGTGCTGAAGAAATTGAAGCGTAAAAATTACGGGATCCAACCTTTACTGACTCCGATCCGGATTCCGGTTTCGAGACAGGAGGCCGAGGATATTCGGGAAAGGACGAACGAATACGAGGAAGTCGGCTTAAAGTTGGATCCTTTGGGAGACGACAGCCTCGTACTCAGAGAGGTTCCCGGATACTTTTTACCCGGACACGAAAAAGAGATCGTACTGGATTTTCTGAACCGGACCGGAGGAAAAGAAGTCCCAGAGCCGGAGCTGTACGATCTCATGGCAAAATGCGTGGCTTGCCGCTCCGCGATCAAAAAAGGGGACCAGCTTTCGGACCACCTGATCGCGGAGATCCTAAATCGGCTCAGCTATTGCGAAAATCCATCCCGGTGTCCTCATGGGCGTCCCACTCTCGTAAAATTGACTCGGGAAGATTTGGAAAGAATGTTCCATCGTAGGTGA
- a CDS encoding YqaA family protein: MWKECSIVGDSLNEKTAEISQSTEKVLSRLLRQTLIASLVLFLGVLFLARFFHEPVLQVSKGFIDFTGPLGVGFAILIADSVHVFLPPDTFLIIAVAAGLSDAWVISSASVGSLIAGCCSYAQGKYLLPKLDSFTRFVRKHEEKLEVYVKRFGFWAVVLGALTPLPYSWTSVAAGAMGMRFRLFLLAALFRIPRFYIYYYLIKGGWIAV, from the coding sequence ATTTGGAAAGAATGTTCCATCGTAGGTGATTCCTTGAACGAAAAAACCGCCGAAATTTCACAATCCACGGAAAAGGTTTTGTCCCGCTTACTCCGACAAACCCTGATCGCAAGTCTCGTTTTATTTTTAGGAGTCCTTTTTTTGGCCAGGTTCTTTCACGAACCCGTATTGCAGGTCTCCAAGGGTTTCATCGATTTTACCGGACCTTTGGGAGTCGGGTTCGCGATTTTGATCGCGGATTCGGTGCACGTTTTTCTCCCTCCGGATACGTTTCTGATCATCGCCGTGGCCGCAGGATTGTCCGACGCTTGGGTCATCTCTTCCGCTTCGGTCGGCTCGTTGATCGCAGGTTGTTGTTCCTATGCCCAGGGAAAATACCTCCTTCCCAAATTGGATTCCTTTACCCGCTTCGTGAGAAAGCACGAAGAGAAACTCGAGGTCTACGTAAAACGTTTCGGTTTTTGGGCAGTGGTTTTGGGAGCGTTGACTCCTTTGCCTTACTCCTGGACCAGCGTAGCCGCCGGCGCAATGGGAATGAGATTCCGTCTGTTTTTACTTGCAGCTTTGTTTCGAATCCCTAGATTTTATATCTATTATTATCTGATCAAAGGAGGATGGATCGCGGTCTAA
- the purM gene encoding phosphoribosylformylglycinamidine cyclo-ligase, which produces MEEKITYKSAGVNTEAGQDFVKRIKENVESTHGARVVGGLGGFSGGFDVSFLKNYRNPILLSGTDGVGTKLELARLLGIYDTVGIDLVAMCVNDILVSGGEPLFFLDYIACGKLDPAKMEKIVSGIVKGCRLSGAALLGGETAEHPGTMEEDEYDLAGFTVGAVEKEDMIDGSKIRPGDIVLGLESSGPHSNGFSFIRKLYLPGGRNLPKDSEVTEFLREYALRPTRIYVQSILSLVKRVEVKGMVHITGGGFYENIPRVLPENCAVSLERSSLPSSPFFERLKKDFPNIEEKELFSTFNMGIGYIVIVSPDAEETATKTLEEKGEIVRKIGTVISRKNDSVLLV; this is translated from the coding sequence ATGGAAGAAAAAATCACCTACAAAAGCGCCGGCGTAAACACGGAAGCCGGTCAGGACTTTGTAAAAAGAATCAAGGAAAATGTGGAATCGACTCACGGCGCGAGGGTTGTGGGGGGATTGGGGGGATTTTCCGGAGGATTCGACGTTTCCTTCCTGAAAAATTATAGAAATCCGATTCTACTTTCCGGCACGGACGGGGTCGGCACCAAACTGGAATTGGCTCGTCTTTTAGGAATTTATGATACTGTAGGGATAGACCTGGTCGCGATGTGCGTAAACGACATTCTGGTCAGCGGAGGAGAGCCTCTTTTCTTCCTGGACTATATCGCTTGCGGAAAATTGGATCCTGCGAAAATGGAAAAGATCGTATCCGGAATCGTAAAAGGGTGCCGTCTGTCCGGTGCCGCCTTGTTGGGAGGAGAAACCGCGGAGCATCCCGGAACCATGGAAGAGGACGAATACGATCTGGCCGGTTTTACGGTCGGAGCCGTGGAAAAGGAAGATATGATCGACGGTTCGAAGATCCGACCGGGAGACATCGTTTTAGGTTTAGAATCTTCCGGACCTCACAGCAACGGATTTTCTTTTATCAGAAAATTGTACCTCCCCGGAGGTAGGAATCTCCCGAAGGATTCCGAAGTTACGGAATTTCTGCGGGAATACGCTTTGCGGCCCACTAGAATTTACGTGCAGAGTATCCTTTCTTTGGTAAAGAGAGTAGAGGTGAAAGGAATGGTTCACATCACCGGAGGCGGATTTTACGAGAATATTCCGAGAGTCCTTCCGGAGAACTGTGCGGTTTCCTTGGAGAGATCCTCTCTTCCTTCGAGTCCGTTTTTCGAACGTTTAAAAAAGGATTTTCCGAACATAGAAGAGAAGGAATTGTTTTCCACTTTCAATATGGGGATCGGATATATCGTGATCGTTTCCCCCGATGCGGAAGAGACCGCTACGAAGACCCTGGAAGAAAAGGGGGAAATCGTCCGGAAAATCGGAACGGTTATTTCCCGTAAGAACGATTCCGTCCTACTCGTCTAA
- the hisC gene encoding histidinol-phosphate transaminase produces MRFQPVLDTLPVYEAGKPIELVVREFGIPPEKVVKLASNENPYGVSPSVKAKVAEALAKMPLYPDDSYRELKESLAIANGVDAKNVIQGNGSDQIFDFATRSVLEKGDLVLQNGKTFSMYSIYSGQCGADILSTDSTEHDLNRFSDLYKKHHPKMIFLCTPCNPIGDALPRSEVFSFLDTISPETLVVLDGAYMDFGKTRDPKMEIRPSEIVSKYPNVVYTGTFSKVYGLGGMRIGYGIANEEIIRAFYKLRPPFNVSQLSQLAATEALKDQEFVNQYLESNLRELEKYEAFSESKGLPFFRSYANFLTIRLDRAKLSSTELFETLLREGIILRNLKSYGLNAIRITVGRPDQNRIVLDRLSDLL; encoded by the coding sequence ATGCGCTTCCAACCCGTACTAGACACTCTTCCCGTTTATGAAGCGGGAAAGCCGATCGAATTGGTCGTTAGAGAATTCGGAATTCCTCCCGAAAAAGTCGTCAAACTTGCGTCTAACGAGAACCCATATGGAGTCTCCCCTTCCGTAAAGGCAAAGGTCGCCGAGGCATTGGCAAAAATGCCTCTATATCCCGACGATTCTTACAGGGAATTGAAGGAATCCTTGGCTATCGCCAACGGGGTAGATGCGAAAAACGTGATCCAAGGCAACGGAAGCGATCAGATCTTCGACTTTGCCACCCGGTCCGTTCTGGAAAAAGGAGATCTCGTCCTACAGAACGGCAAAACGTTTTCCATGTATTCCATCTACTCCGGACAATGCGGGGCCGATATTCTTTCGACCGATTCGACGGAACACGACCTAAACCGTTTTTCCGACCTTTACAAGAAACATCATCCGAAAATGATCTTCCTCTGCACTCCCTGCAACCCGATCGGCGACGCTCTGCCCAGGTCGGAAGTGTTTTCCTTTTTGGATACGATCTCTCCGGAAACGCTGGTCGTCCTGGACGGCGCCTATATGGATTTCGGAAAAACACGCGACCCGAAAATGGAGATACGCCCTTCGGAAATCGTATCAAAATATCCGAATGTAGTTTATACGGGAACCTTTTCCAAAGTCTACGGTTTAGGAGGAATGAGAATCGGCTACGGAATCGCGAACGAGGAAATCATCCGGGCCTTTTACAAACTCCGCCCCCCCTTCAACGTATCCCAACTTTCGCAATTGGCGGCGACGGAAGCTCTGAAGGATCAAGAATTCGTAAATCAATACCTGGAATCGAATCTAAGGGAATTGGAAAAATACGAGGCTTTTTCGGAGTCCAAAGGTCTCCCTTTCTTCCGTTCCTATGCGAACTTTCTTACCATCCGCTTGGATCGAGCGAAACTTTCCTCTACGGAATTGTTCGAGACTTTGTTAAGGGAAGGAATTATCCTCAGGAATCTGAAGAGTTACGGCTTAAACGCGATCCGGATCACGGTCGGACGACCCGATCAAAATCGGATCGTTCTGGATCGCCTTTCCGATCTACTTTAA